Proteins encoded together in one Vigna angularis cultivar LongXiaoDou No.4 chromosome 5, ASM1680809v1, whole genome shotgun sequence window:
- the LOC108320741 gene encoding inositol polyphosphate multikinase beta-like, with product MLKVPEHQVAGHMAKNGVLGPLVDDSGKFYKPLQDNDRGSAELSFYTSLAVPPSIRPFFPAFHGTAVVPASDGSGPHTHLLLQDLIAPYTKPSVMDVKIGSRTWHLGHSEDYIAKSLSKDRTTSTIPLAFRITGVKDSLSSWEPSRTFLQTLSAEGVALVLRKFVSSSNSDDSRSDPDCDFAAEVFGAVLERLVELKAWFEVQTLYHFYSCSVLVVYEKEKGNAKPLVKLVDFAHVVSGNGVIDHNFLGGLCSFINFIRNILQALHQNNCKIVSGQGVHVTIYTISEI from the exons ATGCTGAAGGTGCCGGAGCACCAGGTGGCGGGTCACATGGCAAAGAACGGCGTTCTGGGTCCGCTGGTGGACGATTCTGGAAAGTTCTACAAGCCACTGCAGGACAACGACAGGGGCTCCGCCGAGCTCTCCTTCTACACCTCTCTCGCCGTCCCACCGTCCATCCGCCCCTTCTTCCCAGCATTCCACGGCACCGCCGTCGTCCCCGCCTCCGACGGCTCCGGCCCCCACACCCACCTCCTCCTCCAGGACCTCATCGCCCCCTACACCAAACCCTCCGTCATGGACGTCAAAATCGGCTCCCGGACCTGGCACCTCGGTCACTCCGAAGACTACATCGCAAAAAGCCTCAGCAAAGACAGAACCACCTCAACCATCCCCCTCGCCTTCCGAATCACCGGCGTCAAGGACTCCCTCTCCTCCTGGGAACCTTCCAGAACCTTCCTCCAGACTCTCTCCGCCGAGGGCGTCGCCCTGGTCCTCCGCAAATTCGTCTCCTCCTCCAACTCTGACGATTCCCGTTCCGACCCCGATTGCGACTTTGCGGCGGAGGTTTTCGGCGCCGTCTTGGAGCGGTTGGTGGAGCTGAAGGCGTGGTTTGAGGTTCAGACTCTGTATCATTTCTATTCATGTTCTGTTCTGGTGGTGTatgagaaggagaaggggaACGCCAAGCCTCTGGTCAAACTCGTTGACTTTGCTCATGTCGTTTCTGGGAATGGTGTGATTGATCATAACTTCTTGGGTGGCCTCTGTTCCTTCATCAACTTCATCAGGAACATCCTTCAAGCTCTGCATCA GAATAATTGTAAGATTGTTAGCGGTCAGGGAGTTCATGTTACAATCTACACTATTTCAGAAATATAA
- the LOC108320740 gene encoding uncharacterized protein LOC108320740 isoform X2 gives MVKAIRVHQLGGPQWEDVEIGDPKEGEVRLRNKAVGVNFIDVYFRTGVYKVPSLPYTPGVEGVGVVTAVGVGVTDIQVGETVAYSCQPLGSYAEEHILLAKDLVPLPPSIDPIIGASIMSKGLTTRYLLQQCFKVEPGHTILVHAAAGGVGSLLCQWANSLGATVIGTVSNKMKAAQAKEDGCHHVIIYTEEDFVARVNEITSGNGVEVVYDSVGKDTFEGSLACLKLRGYMVSFGQSSGTPDPVPLSSLATKSLFLTRPTLKHYNVTRDELLEAAGDLFAKVSSGVLKVRVTDTYPLSEAARAHEDLQNRKTTGSVVLLP, from the exons ATGGTGAAAGCTATCAGAGTTCACCAACTCGGTGGCCCTCAG TGGGAAGATGTGGAAATTGGAGATCCAAAAGAAGGCGAGGTTCGTCTGAGGAACAAAGCTGTCGGGGTTAATTTCATTGATGTCTATTTTCGGACAGGAGTTTATAAAGTCCCTTCTTTACCTTACACTCCAG GTGTGGAGGGTGTTGGGGTGGTCACTGCTGTGGGTGTTGGAGTCACTGACATACAAGTTGGAGAAACTGTAGCTTATTCGTGTCAACCACTGGGCTCATATGCTGAAGAGCACATTCTTCTTGCAAAAGATCTAGTTCCCCTCCCTCCCTCAATTGACCCCATTATCGGGGCATCCATCATGTCCAAGGGCTTGACAACTCGTTATTTGCTTCAACAATGTTTCAAG GTTGAACCTGGTCACACGATTCTTGTACATGCAGCAGCTGGTGGAGTAGGATCCTTATTGTGCCAATGGGCAAATTCTCTTGGGGCAACCGTTATCGGAACTGTATCCAATAAAATGAAGGCAGCTCAGGCCAAAGAGGATGGATGTCATCATGTAATAATCTACACAGAAGAAGATTTTGTTGCTCGTGTCAACGAAATTACATCAGGCAATGGAGTTGAAGTAGTCTATGATTCTGTGGGAAAAGATACATTTGAG GGATCTTTGGCTTGTTTGAAGCTTAGAGGTTACATGGTAAGTTTTGGGCAGTCATCGGGCACACCTGATCCAGTTCCATTATCTTCCCTGGCTACAAAGTCCTTGTTCCTGACAAGACCCACCTTAAAGCATTACAACGTCACTCGGGATGAGCTCTTGGAAGCTGCAGGAGACTTGTTTGCCAAGGTTTCTTCTGGTGTCTTAAAGGTGCGAGTTACTGACACCTATCCCTTGTCTGAGGCAGCAAGAGCACATGAAGACCTGCAGAATCGGAAGACCACAGGATCTGTTGTGTTGCTACCCTAA
- the LOC108320746 gene encoding protein FAR1-RELATED SEQUENCE 1 isoform X2 has translation MEAEPASGPGPEFNSKEEAFAFYQAHAKSVGFSAIIKASRRSRISGNFIDAKFACTRYGAPPSHKPKRAPSRAKTDCKASMHVKRTPHGTWIISSFIKHHNHQISPIHSSPKPNNNVNNKASPSRKLKVKKTPQYLTFAQGDLQFLLNAFMSMQNENPNFFFAVDLNEEQRLRSVFWVDAKARLDYRHFSDVVLLDTTHVKNECRLPFVPFVGVNHHLQFFLLGLAFVSDGSESTYAWLMRNWLRAMGGGAPKVMLTDRDEVLKRAVAQVVPESCHCFCLWHVLSKVPEKLGRRIRGHGGEFMSGFSECVLRSRTKEQFENRWEEMVERFDMGDESWLCEIYEDRKQWVPAFMNGRVLGGMSTVQRSEAMNCLFDKYVQRKTTMKEFLEQYRVVLRGKCEEEAKADFETLRRQPALKSPSPFGKQMVELYTNAVFKKFQGEVLGAVACHPRKESEDGAMKMFKVQDFEDNQDFVVTWNESTSEASCSCYSFEFNGYLCRHVMIVLQISGIHSIPPRYILKRWTKDAKKRDLSVADVVVSDSRAERYNNLCQRAFELGDEGSLSYETYIAAVKALEEALRKCENLDGSIQRVREPNLPCFGSQEVSPEPEIIAMGVDSSWQQMENPNAQDQNPDGYFSTQRIDFGMCNQLNSVAAIRNDYYCNQHGIQDRLNSIASIHDPCYMAPQRMQPMGQAHGGSSSQPHGMEVKVKQLNSRHQSQ, from the exons ATGGAGGCGGAGCCCGCGTCTGGGCCCGGGCCTGAGTTTAACTCGAAGGAGGAAGCTTTCGCATTCTACCAAGCCCACGCGAAATCTGTGGGTTTCTCCGCCATAATCAAAGCCAGCCGCCGATCCCGAATCTCCGGCAACTTCATCGACGCCAAATTCGCCTGCACTCGCTACGGTGCCCCACCAAGCCACAAGCCCAAACGGGCCCCTTCCCGGGCCAAAACCGATTGCAAGGCTTCCATGCACGTGAAACGAACACCCCACGGTACATGGATAatctcttctttcatcaaacaccATAACCACCAAATTTCCCCCATTCACAGTAGCCCTAAACCCAATAATAATGTTAACAACAAGGCAAGTCCCTCAAGGAAACTCAAGGTTAAAAAAACACCGCAATACTTAACTTTCGCCCAAGGTGACCTTCAATTTTTGCTCAACGCTTTCATGTCTATGCAAAatgaaaaccctaatttctttTTCGCGGTCGATCTTAACGAGGAGCAGCGGTTGAGGAGTGTTTTCTGGGTGGACGCTAAGGCTAGGCTTGATTATAGACACTTCAGTGATGTGGTGCTTTTGGACACCACTCACGTTAAAAACGAGTGTAGATTGCCCTTTGTTCCGTTTGTTGGTGTGAACCACCATCTTCAGTTTTTCTTGCTGGGATTGGCCTTTGTGTCTGATGGGTCTGAATCCACATATGCGTGGCTGATGAGGAATTGGTTGAGGGCAATGGGAGGAGGTGCTCCAAAGGTGATGCTCACTGACCGTGATGAAGTGCTGAAGAGAGCGGTTGCTCAAGTGGTTCCTGAGTCTTGTCATTGCTTTTGTCTGTGGCATGTGTTGAGTAAGGTTCCAGAGAAACTCGGTCGCCGGATTCGTGGGCACGGTGGGGAGTTTATGAGTGGGTTTAGTGAGTGTGTTTTGAGGTCTAGGACAAAGGAGCAGTTTGAGAATAGGTGGGAGGAGATGGTTGAGAGGTTTGACATGGGTGATGAGAGTTGGTTGTGTGAGATTTATGAGGATCGGAAACAGTGGGTACCTGCGTTTATGAATGGCAGGGTTTTAGGAGGAATGTCGACTGTGCAGAGATCAGAAGCCATGAACTGCCTGTTTGATAAATATGTGCAGAGGAAAACTACTATGAAAGAGTTTCTGGAGCAGTACAGAGTGGTGTTGAGGGGTAAGTGTGAGGAGGAAGCCAAGGCTGATTTTGAAACTCTGCGTAGACAGCCAGCGTTGAAGTCCCCATCACCTTTTGGGAAACAAATGGTGGAGTTGTACACCAATGCAGTGTTTAAGAAGTTCCAGGGTGAGGTCTTGGGAGCTGTTGCTTGTCATCCAAGGAAAGAGAGCGAAGATGGGGCAATGAAAATGTTTAAGGTTCAGGATTTCGAGGACAATCAAGATTTTGTTGTGACGTGGAATGAATCGACTTCAGAAGCATCATGCTCTTGCTATTCATTTGAGTTCAATGGCTATCTTTGTAGGCATGTAATGATTGTGCTACAGATTTCTGGTATACATAGCATCCCACCTCGGTATATATTAAAACGCTGGACAAAAGATGCCAAGAAAAGAGATCTGTCTGTGGCAGATGTCGTTGTCTCTGACTCTAGGGCTGAGCGCTATAATAATTTATGTCAACGAGCTTTTGAGTTGGGTGATGAAGGGTCTTTATCATACGAGACTTACATTGCTGCTGTAAAGGCGTTGGAAGAAGCTTTGAGAAAGTGTGAGAACCTGGATGGTTCAATTCAGAGAGTCAGAGAACCGAATCTTCCATGTTTTGGTTCTCAAGAG GTAAGCCCTGAACCAGAGATCATTGCTATGGGAGTCGATTCTAGCTGGCAGCAAATG GAAAACCCCAATGCACAAGATCAGAATCCGGATGGCTATTTTTCTACTCAGCGGATTGATTTTGGAATG TGCAACCAATTGAATTCAGTAGCTGCTATTCGTAATGATTATTATTGCAACCAGCATGGCATCCAAGACCGG TTGAACTCAATTGCATCCATCCATGATCCCTGTTACATGGCCCCACAAAGGATGCAACCGATG GGTCAAGCCCACGGAGGGTCATCCTCACAGCCGCATGGGATGGAGGTAAAGGTAAAACAGCTAAATTCAAGGCACCAGTCTCAGTGA
- the LOC108320740 gene encoding uncharacterized protein LOC108320740 isoform X1, with product MVKAIRVHQLGGPQVLKWEDVEIGDPKEGEVRLRNKAVGVNFIDVYFRTGVYKVPSLPYTPGVEGVGVVTAVGVGVTDIQVGETVAYSCQPLGSYAEEHILLAKDLVPLPPSIDPIIGASIMSKGLTTRYLLQQCFKVEPGHTILVHAAAGGVGSLLCQWANSLGATVIGTVSNKMKAAQAKEDGCHHVIIYTEEDFVARVNEITSGNGVEVVYDSVGKDTFEGSLACLKLRGYMVSFGQSSGTPDPVPLSSLATKSLFLTRPTLKHYNVTRDELLEAAGDLFAKVSSGVLKVRVTDTYPLSEAARAHEDLQNRKTTGSVVLLP from the exons ATGGTGAAAGCTATCAGAGTTCACCAACTCGGTGGCCCTCAG GTTCTGAAGTGGGAAGATGTGGAAATTGGAGATCCAAAAGAAGGCGAGGTTCGTCTGAGGAACAAAGCTGTCGGGGTTAATTTCATTGATGTCTATTTTCGGACAGGAGTTTATAAAGTCCCTTCTTTACCTTACACTCCAG GTGTGGAGGGTGTTGGGGTGGTCACTGCTGTGGGTGTTGGAGTCACTGACATACAAGTTGGAGAAACTGTAGCTTATTCGTGTCAACCACTGGGCTCATATGCTGAAGAGCACATTCTTCTTGCAAAAGATCTAGTTCCCCTCCCTCCCTCAATTGACCCCATTATCGGGGCATCCATCATGTCCAAGGGCTTGACAACTCGTTATTTGCTTCAACAATGTTTCAAG GTTGAACCTGGTCACACGATTCTTGTACATGCAGCAGCTGGTGGAGTAGGATCCTTATTGTGCCAATGGGCAAATTCTCTTGGGGCAACCGTTATCGGAACTGTATCCAATAAAATGAAGGCAGCTCAGGCCAAAGAGGATGGATGTCATCATGTAATAATCTACACAGAAGAAGATTTTGTTGCTCGTGTCAACGAAATTACATCAGGCAATGGAGTTGAAGTAGTCTATGATTCTGTGGGAAAAGATACATTTGAG GGATCTTTGGCTTGTTTGAAGCTTAGAGGTTACATGGTAAGTTTTGGGCAGTCATCGGGCACACCTGATCCAGTTCCATTATCTTCCCTGGCTACAAAGTCCTTGTTCCTGACAAGACCCACCTTAAAGCATTACAACGTCACTCGGGATGAGCTCTTGGAAGCTGCAGGAGACTTGTTTGCCAAGGTTTCTTCTGGTGTCTTAAAGGTGCGAGTTACTGACACCTATCCCTTGTCTGAGGCAGCAAGAGCACATGAAGACCTGCAGAATCGGAAGACCACAGGATCTGTTGTGTTGCTACCCTAA
- the LOC128196788 gene encoding uncharacterized protein LOC128196788 produces MRIKRFRYSAPTVPFEQFCSLVTCWALLAFRSLVAVQFLKKFCSLENSPLCFTSSFALQWLLCPLIMFCSLVVIVSFKHVCSLVAAVPSNEFCSLATAVLSSFCYPAEAGQIFCSLEVAVL; encoded by the exons ATGCGCATCAAGCGTTTTCGCTATTCTGCACCCACAGTACCCTTTGAGCAATTTTGCTCTCTGGTAACCTGTTGGGCTCTCCTAGCATTTCGTTCTTTGGTAGCCGTTCAGTTCTTGAAGAAGTTTTGCTCCCTG GAAAACTCTCCGCTGTGCTTTACAAGTAGTTTTGCTCTCCAATGGTTGTTGTGCCCTTTGATAATGTTTTGCTCTCTGGTAGTCATCGTGTCTTTTAAGCATGTTTGCTCTTTGGTGGCCGCTGTACCCTCTAACGAGTTTTGCTCATTGGCAACTGCTGTGCTTAGCAGTTTTTGCTATCCAGCTGAAGCTGGACAGATCTTTTGCTCTTTAGAAGTTGCTGTCCTCTGA
- the LOC108320746 gene encoding protein FAR1-RELATED SEQUENCE 1 isoform X1 has protein sequence MEAEPASGPGPEFNSKEEAFAFYQAHAKSVGFSAIIKASRRSRISGNFIDAKFACTRYGAPPSHKPKRAPSRAKTDCKASMHVKRTPHGTWIISSFIKHHNHQISPIHSSPKPNNNVNNKASPSRKLKVKKTPQYLTFAQGDLQFLLNAFMSMQNENPNFFFAVDLNEEQRLRSVFWVDAKARLDYRHFSDVVLLDTTHVKNECRLPFVPFVGVNHHLQFFLLGLAFVSDGSESTYAWLMRNWLRAMGGGAPKVMLTDRDEVLKRAVAQVVPESCHCFCLWHVLSKVPEKLGRRIRGHGGEFMSGFSECVLRSRTKEQFENRWEEMVERFDMGDESWLCEIYEDRKQWVPAFMNGRVLGGMSTVQRSEAMNCLFDKYVQRKTTMKEFLEQYRVVLRGKCEEEAKADFETLRRQPALKSPSPFGKQMVELYTNAVFKKFQGEVLGAVACHPRKESEDGAMKMFKVQDFEDNQDFVVTWNESTSEASCSCYSFEFNGYLCRHVMIVLQISGIHSIPPRYILKRWTKDAKKRDLSVADVVVSDSRAERYNNLCQRAFELGDEGSLSYETYIAAVKALEEALRKCENLDGSIQRVREPNLPCFGSQEVSPEPEIIAMGVDSSWQQMENPNAQDQNPDGYFSTQRIDFGMCNQLNSVAAIRNDYYCNQHGIQDRGQLNSIASIHDPCYMAPQRMQPMGQAHGGSSSQPHGMEVKVKQLNSRHQSQ, from the exons ATGGAGGCGGAGCCCGCGTCTGGGCCCGGGCCTGAGTTTAACTCGAAGGAGGAAGCTTTCGCATTCTACCAAGCCCACGCGAAATCTGTGGGTTTCTCCGCCATAATCAAAGCCAGCCGCCGATCCCGAATCTCCGGCAACTTCATCGACGCCAAATTCGCCTGCACTCGCTACGGTGCCCCACCAAGCCACAAGCCCAAACGGGCCCCTTCCCGGGCCAAAACCGATTGCAAGGCTTCCATGCACGTGAAACGAACACCCCACGGTACATGGATAatctcttctttcatcaaacaccATAACCACCAAATTTCCCCCATTCACAGTAGCCCTAAACCCAATAATAATGTTAACAACAAGGCAAGTCCCTCAAGGAAACTCAAGGTTAAAAAAACACCGCAATACTTAACTTTCGCCCAAGGTGACCTTCAATTTTTGCTCAACGCTTTCATGTCTATGCAAAatgaaaaccctaatttctttTTCGCGGTCGATCTTAACGAGGAGCAGCGGTTGAGGAGTGTTTTCTGGGTGGACGCTAAGGCTAGGCTTGATTATAGACACTTCAGTGATGTGGTGCTTTTGGACACCACTCACGTTAAAAACGAGTGTAGATTGCCCTTTGTTCCGTTTGTTGGTGTGAACCACCATCTTCAGTTTTTCTTGCTGGGATTGGCCTTTGTGTCTGATGGGTCTGAATCCACATATGCGTGGCTGATGAGGAATTGGTTGAGGGCAATGGGAGGAGGTGCTCCAAAGGTGATGCTCACTGACCGTGATGAAGTGCTGAAGAGAGCGGTTGCTCAAGTGGTTCCTGAGTCTTGTCATTGCTTTTGTCTGTGGCATGTGTTGAGTAAGGTTCCAGAGAAACTCGGTCGCCGGATTCGTGGGCACGGTGGGGAGTTTATGAGTGGGTTTAGTGAGTGTGTTTTGAGGTCTAGGACAAAGGAGCAGTTTGAGAATAGGTGGGAGGAGATGGTTGAGAGGTTTGACATGGGTGATGAGAGTTGGTTGTGTGAGATTTATGAGGATCGGAAACAGTGGGTACCTGCGTTTATGAATGGCAGGGTTTTAGGAGGAATGTCGACTGTGCAGAGATCAGAAGCCATGAACTGCCTGTTTGATAAATATGTGCAGAGGAAAACTACTATGAAAGAGTTTCTGGAGCAGTACAGAGTGGTGTTGAGGGGTAAGTGTGAGGAGGAAGCCAAGGCTGATTTTGAAACTCTGCGTAGACAGCCAGCGTTGAAGTCCCCATCACCTTTTGGGAAACAAATGGTGGAGTTGTACACCAATGCAGTGTTTAAGAAGTTCCAGGGTGAGGTCTTGGGAGCTGTTGCTTGTCATCCAAGGAAAGAGAGCGAAGATGGGGCAATGAAAATGTTTAAGGTTCAGGATTTCGAGGACAATCAAGATTTTGTTGTGACGTGGAATGAATCGACTTCAGAAGCATCATGCTCTTGCTATTCATTTGAGTTCAATGGCTATCTTTGTAGGCATGTAATGATTGTGCTACAGATTTCTGGTATACATAGCATCCCACCTCGGTATATATTAAAACGCTGGACAAAAGATGCCAAGAAAAGAGATCTGTCTGTGGCAGATGTCGTTGTCTCTGACTCTAGGGCTGAGCGCTATAATAATTTATGTCAACGAGCTTTTGAGTTGGGTGATGAAGGGTCTTTATCATACGAGACTTACATTGCTGCTGTAAAGGCGTTGGAAGAAGCTTTGAGAAAGTGTGAGAACCTGGATGGTTCAATTCAGAGAGTCAGAGAACCGAATCTTCCATGTTTTGGTTCTCAAGAG GTAAGCCCTGAACCAGAGATCATTGCTATGGGAGTCGATTCTAGCTGGCAGCAAATG GAAAACCCCAATGCACAAGATCAGAATCCGGATGGCTATTTTTCTACTCAGCGGATTGATTTTGGAATG TGCAACCAATTGAATTCAGTAGCTGCTATTCGTAATGATTATTATTGCAACCAGCATGGCATCCAAGACCGG GGACAGTTGAACTCAATTGCATCCATCCATGATCCCTGTTACATGGCCCCACAAAGGATGCAACCGATG GGTCAAGCCCACGGAGGGTCATCCTCACAGCCGCATGGGATGGAGGTAAAGGTAAAACAGCTAAATTCAAGGCACCAGTCTCAGTGA
- the LOC108320720 gene encoding uncharacterized protein LOC108320720 yields MSFLRLMGASNPTLFHLVTRSALSSTSASSSSLTIKASFSLSTTTDMVKAIRVHEQGGPQVLKWEDVEIGEPKEGEVRVRNKAVGVNFIDVYFRKGVYKAPSFPFTPGMEAVGVVTAVGAGLTGRQVGDLVAYAGQPMGSYAEEQILPANKVVPVPSSIDPHIAASIMLKGMTTHFLVRRCFKVEPGHTILVHAAAGGVGSLLCQWANALGATVIGTVSNKEKAAQAKEDGCHHVIISKEEDFVARVNEITSGNGVEVVYDSVGKDTFEGSLACLKLRGYMVSFGQSSGSPDPVPLSSLAAKSLFLTRPSLMQYVVTRDELLEAAGELFANVASGVLKVRVNHTYPLSEAAKAHEDLENRKTSGSIVLIP; encoded by the exons ATGTCATTTTTAAGGTTAATGGGAGCCAGCAATCCAACTCTCTTTCATCTGGTCACTCGTTCTGCACTCTCTTctacttctgcttcttcttcttcactcacAATCAAGGCTTCGTTTTCATTATCAACAACAACAGACATGGTGAAAGCAATCAGGGTTCACGAACAGGGAGGCCCTCAG GTTCTGAAGTGGGAGGACGTGGAAATCGGAGAGCCCAAAGAAGGGGAGGTTCGCGTCAGGAACAAAGCCGTCGGAGTCAATTTCATTGATGTCTACTTTCGCAAAGGAGTTTACAAAGCCCCCTCTTTTCCCTTCACTCCAG GTATGGAAGCTGTTGGGGTTGTCACAGCTGTGGGTGCTGGACTCACTGGTAGGCAGGTTGGAGATCTTGTAGCTTATGCAGGTCAACCAATGGGCTCATATGCTGAAGAGCAGATACTTCCTGCAAATAAAGTAGTCCCTGTCCCTTCATCGATTGACCCACATATTGCAGCATCCATCATGCTGAAGGGCATGACAACTCACTTTTTGGTTCGCCGCTGTTTTAAG GTTGAACCTGGTCATACAATTCTTGTCCATGCAGCAGCTGGTGGAGTTGGATCCTTATTGTGCCAGTGGGCAAATGCTCTTGGTGCAACTGTTATAGGAACTGTGTCAAATAAAGAGAAGGCAGCTCAAGCCAAGGAGGATGGGTGTCATCATGTTATAATCTCTAAAGAAGAGGATTTTGTTGCTCGCGTCAATGAGATTACGTCAGGCAATGGAGTTGAAGTCGTCTATGATTCTGTAGGAAAGGATACCTTTGAG GGATCTTTGGCATGCTTGAAGCTTAGGGGCTACATGGTAAGTTTTGGACAGTCATCGGGTTCACCTGATCCAGTCCCATTATCATCTCTGGCTGCAAAATCCCTGTTCTTGACAAGGCCCAGCCTAATGCAATATGTTGTCACTCGGGATGAGTTATTGGAGGCTGCAGGAGAGTTGTTTGCTAATGTTGCTTCTGGTGTCTTGAAGGTTCGTGTTAATCATACTTACCCATTGTCAGAGGCTGCAAAAGCACACGAAGACTTGGAGAATCGGAAGACTTCAGGATCCATTGTGTTGATACCATGA